In Polaribacter sp. L3A8, a genomic segment contains:
- a CDS encoding DUF3467 domain-containing protein has translation MEEDQNKDGQINIELDQEIAEGTYSNLAIINHSMSEFIVDFINIMPGVPKAKVKSRIILTPQHAKRLTQALADNVRKFEQAHGEIKDYEQPPIPMNFGPTGQA, from the coding sequence ATGGAAGAAGATCAAAACAAAGACGGACAAATAAATATAGAATTAGATCAAGAAATTGCGGAAGGAACGTATTCTAATTTGGCAATTATTAATCATTCTATGTCAGAATTTATTGTAGATTTTATTAATATTATGCCAGGTGTACCAAAGGCCAAAGTGAAATCGAGAATTATATTAACTCCTCAGCACGCAAAAAGGTTAACCCAAGCTTTAGCAGATAATGTTAGAAAGTTTGAACAAGCCCATGGAGAAATTAAAGATTATGAACAACCTCCAATTCCAATGAATTTTGGACCTACAGGTCAAGCTTAA